A stretch of Chitinophagaceae bacterium DNA encodes these proteins:
- a CDS encoding sodium:proton antiporter, with translation MTSTIIITLCILLLIAYIFDLTSSKTRIPSVILLLLLGWAVRQVSTAVHITIPDLRGLLPLFGTVGLILIVLEGSLELELNRSKTPVIKKSVLAALLPMLVLAFLLAYAFQLFQPSISFRDALTNAVPLCVISSSIAIPSVKYLSSFNREFITYESSLSDIFGVVFFNFVALNELGQSHSMLEAGLQLLIMILVSFIATVLLAFLLGKIDHHIKYIPIILLVLLIYAIAKLYHLPSLIFILILGLFLGNLDELKRFKWVARLKPDELNTEVHKFKDLITEATFLVRTVFFLLFGYLIETNEILNTETLFWATGIMASALLIRAVQFRLSGIALFPMLFIIPRGLINVLLFLSIVPLQQMPLVNKSLVLQLVILSAVIMMLGIMMSKKGKETNKTDEPAAIK, from the coding sequence ATGACCTCCACCATCATTATTACGCTTTGCATTCTGTTACTCATCGCTTATATCTTTGACCTCACTTCTTCCAAAACCAGGATACCTTCGGTGATCCTTTTGTTATTGCTGGGCTGGGCAGTGCGCCAGGTATCAACAGCAGTACACATAACGATCCCTGACCTGAGGGGCCTGCTGCCCCTTTTTGGAACCGTGGGCCTGATCCTGATCGTACTGGAGGGTTCACTGGAACTGGAACTGAACCGTTCCAAAACACCGGTCATCAAAAAATCAGTGCTGGCAGCGCTGCTTCCCATGCTCGTTCTGGCATTTTTGCTGGCCTATGCTTTTCAGTTGTTTCAGCCGAGCATTTCTTTCCGGGATGCATTGACCAATGCTGTTCCGCTTTGTGTGATCAGCAGTTCCATTGCCATACCCAGCGTGAAATACCTAAGTTCATTTAACAGGGAATTCATTACGTACGAAAGCAGCCTGTCGGATATCTTTGGCGTTGTCTTCTTCAACTTTGTAGCGCTGAATGAGCTGGGCCAGTCGCACAGCATGCTTGAGGCAGGCCTGCAACTGCTCATCATGATCCTTGTTTCCTTTATAGCCACGGTGTTGCTTGCATTTTTGCTGGGAAAGATAGACCACCATATTAAATACATACCCATCATTTTACTGGTGCTGCTGATCTATGCCATTGCCAAACTGTATCACCTGCCATCACTTATTTTCATACTCATCCTGGGTTTATTCCTGGGAAACCTGGATGAACTAAAGCGGTTCAAATGGGTGGCAAGGCTGAAACCCGATGAGCTCAATACCGAAGTTCATAAGTTCAAAGACCTGATAACGGAAGCCACGTTCCTGGTACGTACCGTCTTCTTCCTATTGTTTGGCTACCTGATTGAAACAAACGAGATACTGAATACGGAAACATTGTTTTGGGCCACAGGGATAATGGCTTCTGCCCTGCTCATTCGTGCTGTTCAGTTCAGACTTTCGGGCATTGCCCTCTTTCCCATGTTGTTCATCATACCCAGGGGGCTGATCAATGTACTGCTTTTTTTATCCATTGTTCCGTTGCAGCAAATGCCGCTGGTGAATAAATCCCTGGTATTGCAACTGGTCATCTTATCCGCTGTGATCATGATGCTGGGAATAATGATGTCGAAAAAAGGAAAAGAAACCAATAAAACAGATGAGCCAGCCGCTATCAAATGA
- a CDS encoding DinB family protein has protein sequence MKQLLQQCAAYTAWANQKIFDCISNLPEEQVDKEIVSSFPSIRKTVIHMWDAEAAWWQRVRLAEKVEIPSEGFTGGFSELLARVSQQSQVWKDWVDNATEAQLQHVFAYRNNKKEEFKQPVYEVLLHVFNHGTYHRGQLVTMLRQLGADKIPQTDFVVFCRKK, from the coding sequence ATGAAGCAACTCCTGCAGCAATGTGCAGCGTATACCGCCTGGGCCAATCAAAAGATATTTGACTGCATCAGCAACTTACCGGAAGAACAGGTTGACAAAGAAATTGTAAGCAGTTTTCCATCCATCCGCAAAACGGTGATCCATATGTGGGATGCTGAAGCAGCCTGGTGGCAACGGGTACGGCTTGCCGAAAAAGTGGAGATACCCAGCGAAGGTTTTACCGGCGGTTTCTCAGAACTGCTGGCAAGGGTCAGCCAGCAATCACAGGTATGGAAAGACTGGGTGGATAATGCCACCGAAGCGCAATTGCAGCATGTGTTTGCTTACCGCAATAACAAGAAGGAAGAATTCAAACAGCCGGTATATGAAGTACTGCTGCATGTTTTTAATCACGGCACGTATCACCGGGGACAACTGGTTACCATGCTGCGGCAACTGGGAGCAGATAAGATCCCCCAAACGGATTTCGTTGTTTTTTGCAGGAAGAAATAG
- a CDS encoding isocitrate dehydrogenase (NADP(+)) produces the protein MAKIKVANPVVELDGDEMTRIIWKFIKDKLILPYLDVPIQYYDLGMEYRDQTDDQVTIDAANAIKACGVGIKCATITPDEARVKEFNLKQMWKSPNGTIRNILDGTVFREPIVMQNVPRLVTNWTAPIIVGRHAFGDQYRATDTVIKGKGKLTMTFTPESGGEPQTFEVYNYKGDGVALCMYNTDESIYGFARSCFNMALSKKWPLYLSTKNTILKKYDGRFKDIFEEVYQKEFKKAFDAAKIVYEHRLIDDMVASALKWNGNFVWACKNYDGDVQSDTVAQGFGSLGLMTSVLVTPDGKTMEAEAAHGTVTRHYREHQAGKPTSTNPIASIFAWTRGLAFRGKLDNNQPLIDFCNALEAVCIETVESGKMTKDLAVCIHGNKVNHGEHYLYTEEFLDAIDANLKKKMGL, from the coding sequence ATGGCAAAAATAAAAGTAGCAAATCCCGTAGTTGAACTGGACGGCGATGAAATGACCCGTATCATCTGGAAATTCATCAAAGACAAGCTTATTCTCCCTTACCTCGATGTTCCCATCCAGTATTACGACCTGGGCATGGAATACCGTGACCAGACCGACGACCAGGTTACCATTGATGCCGCCAATGCCATCAAGGCCTGCGGCGTGGGCATCAAATGCGCCACCATCACCCCCGATGAAGCAAGGGTGAAGGAGTTCAACCTGAAACAGATGTGGAAGAGCCCCAACGGGACCATTCGTAACATCTTAGATGGTACTGTTTTCCGGGAACCGATCGTGATGCAGAATGTACCCAGGCTGGTTACCAACTGGACGGCTCCCATCATCGTTGGCCGTCATGCATTCGGCGACCAGTACCGTGCTACCGATACAGTGATCAAAGGAAAAGGCAAACTGACCATGACCTTCACACCGGAAAGCGGTGGCGAGCCACAAACATTTGAGGTATATAATTATAAAGGAGATGGCGTTGCCCTGTGTATGTACAATACCGATGAAAGCATCTATGGCTTTGCAAGAAGCTGTTTCAATATGGCGCTCAGCAAAAAATGGCCGCTCTACCTTTCTACAAAGAACACCATCCTCAAAAAATACGACGGACGTTTCAAGGATATTTTTGAAGAAGTGTATCAAAAAGAATTCAAGAAAGCTTTTGACGCAGCTAAAATAGTTTACGAACACCGCCTGATCGATGACATGGTTGCCAGTGCGTTGAAATGGAACGGCAACTTTGTATGGGCCTGTAAGAATTATGACGGCGACGTACAGAGCGATACCGTTGCACAGGGATTCGGTTCATTGGGATTAATGACCTCGGTGCTGGTCACCCCCGACGGCAAGACCATGGAAGCAGAAGCAGCCCACGGTACGGTAACCCGCCACTACCGGGAACACCAGGCCGGTAAACCCACTTCCACCAATCCCATTGCATCCATCTTTGCATGGACAAGAGGACTTGCCTTTCGTGGTAAATTAGATAACAACCAGCCACTGATCGATTTCTGCAATGCCCTGGAAGCCGTTTGTATTGAGACCGTTGAAAGCGGCAAGATGACCAAGGACCTGGCGGTTTGTATCCATGGCAATAAAGTGAACCATGGTGAACATTATTTGTACACGGAAGAGTTTCTGGATGCGATCGATGCAAACCTGAAAAAGAAGATGGGATTATGA
- a CDS encoding PLP-dependent transferase produces the protein MPAKNFPYTGFSSVAIHGGHEPDPNYAHLTPIYASSTYVFDEAEQGMRRFSGEEKGYIYSRWGNPTITEAEQKIAALESFGLASETGEPLMLKAILHSSGMAALSTLMIGTLKAGDKILSHYSLYGGTQELLEKILPALGIEVIITDLRDLDKAQQAILADDKIKMLYLETPANPTIQCVDLEELAALGKENALVVAVDNTFATPFLQQPFLYGVDFVFHSTTKFLNGHGTAIGGVLIGKDIELMNGHITKVHRLLGGNSNSFDAFLLTQGMKTLEVRMQRHCHNAMEVAAYLEDHPAVSKVNYLGLISHPDYHTASKQMRHAGAMLSFEMKDGLEAAKQFIDKLQMCIRAVSLGTCDTLLCHPASMTHHGVPKEKREQYGITDGLIRMSVGIENVQDILMDLDNSLPSR, from the coding sequence ATGCCAGCTAAAAATTTTCCTTATACCGGTTTCAGTTCGGTGGCCATACATGGTGGTCATGAACCGGATCCCAACTACGCACACCTTACCCCCATTTATGCCAGCAGCACCTACGTGTTTGATGAAGCCGAACAGGGCATGCGGAGGTTCAGCGGCGAGGAGAAAGGTTATATCTACAGCCGCTGGGGAAACCCCACCATCACCGAAGCAGAACAGAAGATCGCAGCGCTGGAAAGTTTTGGCCTCGCCAGTGAAACAGGCGAACCGCTGATGCTGAAAGCCATTTTACATTCCAGCGGCATGGCTGCATTGAGTACCCTGATGATCGGAACGCTGAAAGCAGGCGATAAGATATTATCACACTACTCCCTGTATGGTGGCACGCAGGAGTTGCTTGAAAAGATCCTTCCGGCACTGGGTATTGAGGTCATCATCACCGACCTGAGGGACCTGGACAAAGCACAGCAGGCGATCCTTGCGGATGATAAAATAAAGATGCTTTACCTGGAAACACCGGCCAATCCAACCATCCAGTGTGTTGACCTGGAAGAACTGGCCGCATTGGGAAAGGAGAATGCCCTGGTCGTGGCGGTTGACAATACCTTTGCCACGCCTTTTCTGCAACAGCCATTTCTATATGGGGTGGATTTTGTATTTCACAGCACCACCAAATTCTTAAACGGGCATGGTACGGCCATTGGCGGCGTATTGATCGGGAAGGATATTGAATTAATGAACGGCCACATCACCAAGGTGCACCGGCTGCTGGGTGGCAACAGTAATTCCTTTGATGCTTTTTTATTAACGCAGGGAATGAAGACGCTCGAGGTACGCATGCAACGGCATTGCCACAATGCCATGGAAGTGGCCGCTTATTTAGAGGATCATCCTGCTGTAAGCAAGGTGAACTATTTGGGTCTTATATCCCATCCCGACTATCACACGGCATCAAAACAAATGCGCCATGCCGGTGCCATGCTGAGTTTTGAAATGAAGGACGGGCTGGAGGCAGCTAAACAGTTCATTGATAAACTGCAGATGTGTATCCGTGCGGTATCACTCGGCACCTGCGATACCCTGCTTTGTCACCCGGCAAGCATGACGCATCATGGAGTACCCAAAGAAAAAAGAGAACAGTATGGCATCACCGATGGATTGATACGGATGAGTGTGGGGATCGAGAATGTGCAGGATATACTGATGGACCTGGACAACAGCCTCCCCTCCCGATAG
- a CDS encoding ABC transporter ATP-binding protein: MKETVIKVDKLTKKFGDFIATNQVSFEVEKGEIFGFLGANGAGKTTAMRMLCGLLLPSSGSASVAGFDVYRQTEHIKQNIGYMSQKFSLYEDLTVKENIRFYAGIYGISRPVIKQKMGLLLEKLQMTHEENSLVRSLPLGWKQKLAFSVAILHEPKIVFLDEPTGGVDPVTRREFWNLIYEAAEKGITVFVTTHYMDEAEYCNRVSIMVDGKIEALDTPRNLKTTFKAASMDEVFLQLARGAKRTAD, from the coding sequence ATGAAGGAGACCGTTATAAAAGTTGATAAGCTCACAAAAAAATTTGGTGACTTTATTGCCACCAACCAGGTCTCCTTTGAGGTGGAGAAGGGAGAGATATTTGGATTCCTGGGTGCCAATGGTGCCGGTAAAACCACTGCCATGCGCATGCTTTGCGGGTTACTGCTTCCTTCTTCCGGTTCAGCCAGCGTAGCCGGGTTTGATGTGTACAGGCAGACGGAACACATCAAACAGAACATTGGCTACATGAGTCAGAAATTCTCTTTATACGAGGACCTGACCGTTAAAGAGAATATCCGTTTTTATGCTGGCATTTACGGAATAAGCAGGCCGGTCATAAAACAGAAGATGGGCTTGCTGCTGGAAAAATTGCAGATGACCCACGAAGAGAACAGCCTGGTAAGATCCCTGCCGCTTGGCTGGAAACAGAAGCTGGCATTCTCAGTAGCCATCCTTCATGAACCAAAGATCGTTTTCCTGGATGAACCCACCGGCGGTGTGGACCCGGTGACAAGGCGTGAATTCTGGAACCTGATCTACGAGGCCGCTGAAAAAGGCATCACCGTTTTTGTGACCACCCATTATATGGATGAAGCGGAGTATTGCAACCGGGTCTCCATCATGGTGGATGGGAAGATCGAGGCACTGGATACACCCCGTAACCTGAAAACAACATTCAAAGCAGCATCCATGGATGAAGTATTCCTGCAACTGGCAAGGGGAGCAAAACGCACAGCAGATTAA
- a CDS encoding DUF2132 domain-containing protein codes for MSQPLSNDPLHGKTLEMIVTHLVQMYGWEELGKIIPINCFKNNPGIRSSLKFLRKTPWARKKVEELYING; via the coding sequence ATGAGCCAGCCGCTATCAAATGATCCGCTTCACGGCAAAACACTGGAAATGATCGTCACGCATTTGGTGCAGATGTATGGCTGGGAGGAACTGGGAAAGATCATTCCCATTAATTGCTTTAAGAATAACCCCGGTATAAGATCCAGCCTGAAGTTCTTGCGCAAAACACCCTGGGCACGGAAGAAAGTGGAGGAGCTTTATATCAATGGATAG
- a CDS encoding ABC transporter permease: MKQFIIFVKKEFRHIFRDRKSLLIIVMMPIVQIILFGFALTNEIKNSHIAVLDNAKDESSRTIIQRLDASRYFNVAMYLNTRQDIETAFKTGKIRLVVVFQPGFRGSLLHTNHAQVQLIADASDPNTATTVTNYASNVIGDYQKELNTQVQVPYMIRPEIRMLYNPQLKGAYNFVPGVMAMILILIAAMMTSVAIVREKEINTMEVLLVSPLKPLLFILSKAIPYIFLSLVNVSTILLVSVTLLEVPINGSLFLLMAESLLFIITAVSLGLMISTLTKTQQEAQMFSLMALLLPTLLLGGFMFPIESMPLPLRIISNIVPSKWFFHIVKDVMIKGLGFSVVWKESLVLVGMTLLLLGISFKKFKTRLA, encoded by the coding sequence ATGAAACAATTTATCATATTCGTAAAGAAAGAATTCCGTCACATTTTCCGCGACCGGAAATCGCTGCTCATCATCGTCATGATGCCCATTGTTCAGATCATCCTGTTTGGATTTGCCCTTACCAATGAGATCAAGAACAGCCATATTGCCGTGCTGGATAACGCAAAGGATGAATCAAGCCGCACCATCATCCAGCGGCTGGATGCAAGCCGGTATTTTAATGTTGCCATGTATCTGAACACAAGGCAGGATATTGAAACGGCGTTTAAGACCGGTAAGATAAGACTGGTGGTTGTTTTCCAGCCCGGGTTCCGGGGATCGTTGCTGCATACCAACCATGCGCAGGTTCAACTGATCGCCGATGCATCTGATCCGAACACGGCCACCACGGTAACAAACTATGCATCCAATGTGATCGGCGATTACCAGAAAGAACTGAATACACAGGTACAGGTCCCGTACATGATCAGGCCCGAGATCAGGATGCTGTATAACCCGCAGCTGAAGGGCGCTTATAATTTTGTACCGGGTGTGATGGCGATGATACTGATACTCATTGCTGCCATGATGACCTCGGTGGCCATCGTACGGGAAAAGGAGATCAATACGATGGAGGTATTATTGGTATCACCCTTGAAGCCGCTGTTGTTCATTTTAAGCAAGGCCATTCCTTATATATTCCTGTCGCTGGTAAATGTTTCAACGATCCTGCTGGTGAGTGTAACCCTCCTGGAAGTACCCATCAACGGCAGCCTGTTCTTATTAATGGCCGAATCGTTGTTGTTCATCATTACCGCTGTTTCACTGGGACTGATGATATCTACCCTGACCAAGACACAGCAGGAGGCACAGATGTTCTCCCTTATGGCCCTGTTGTTGCCAACGCTGTTGCTGGGAGGATTCATGTTCCCGATCGAAAGTATGCCCTTGCCGTTGCGGATCATTTCCAATATCGTACCCTCCAAATGGTTCTTTCATATCGTGAAGGATGTGATGATAAAAGGACTTGGATTCTCAGTCGTATGGAAGGAATCGCTGGTACTGGTGGGCATGACCTTATTGCTCCTGGGCATCAGCTTTAAAAAATTTAAAACACGCCTGGCATGA
- the icd gene encoding NADP-dependent isocitrate dehydrogenase, translating into MAEKITMAPSGKLNVPNNPIIPFIEGDGIGPEIWKVAQKVFDTAVAKAYNGERKIEWKEMLAGEKAFKQTGEWLPAETLQTAKDYIISIKGPLTTPIGGGIRSLNVAMRQDLDLFACVRPVKWFKGVPSPVVHPEQVNMTIFRENTEDIYAGIEWMAGSPEAKKFEKFLLEEMGVKSVRFPGDSSYGVKPVSSEGSKRLVRAAINYALENDLPSVTLVHKGNIMKFTEGGFKNWGYEVARQEYGDKTFTWDEWDQLKKEHGEAHANEVQRKALHDGKLLVKDIIADNFLQQILIAPKDFSVVATLNLNGDYISDALAAEVGGIGIAPGANINYKTGYAVFEATHGTAPKFAGTDSMNPSSVILSGCMMLDYMGWKEAAELITSALQAAIMRKRVTIDFYNLMSNATLLKTSEFGEEIIADLGAVIADFQLKKSTGL; encoded by the coding sequence ATGGCTGAAAAGATCACCATGGCCCCCAGCGGCAAACTGAACGTACCCAATAACCCCATCATCCCCTTCATTGAAGGCGACGGCATTGGCCCGGAAATATGGAAAGTGGCACAGAAAGTATTTGATACCGCTGTGGCCAAAGCCTACAACGGCGAAAGAAAAATCGAATGGAAAGAAATGCTGGCCGGTGAAAAAGCATTCAAACAGACCGGTGAATGGCTGCCCGCAGAGACCCTGCAAACCGCCAAAGATTACATCATTTCCATCAAAGGCCCGCTCACCACACCCATCGGCGGCGGCATCCGCTCGCTGAACGTGGCCATGCGGCAGGACCTGGACCTGTTCGCCTGTGTGAGGCCGGTCAAATGGTTCAAAGGTGTGCCCTCTCCCGTTGTTCATCCCGAACAGGTGAACATGACCATCTTCCGGGAGAATACAGAAGACATCTATGCAGGCATTGAATGGATGGCCGGTTCACCGGAAGCAAAGAAATTTGAAAAATTCTTATTGGAAGAAATGGGCGTAAAAAGCGTCCGTTTCCCCGGCGACTCCAGTTACGGCGTAAAACCGGTCTCATCCGAAGGCAGCAAACGCCTGGTGAGGGCTGCCATCAACTATGCACTGGAAAATGACCTCCCTTCCGTAACCCTTGTACACAAGGGCAATATCATGAAATTCACCGAAGGCGGTTTTAAGAACTGGGGATATGAAGTGGCCCGCCAGGAATACGGCGACAAAACCTTTACCTGGGACGAATGGGACCAGCTGAAAAAAGAACACGGTGAAGCGCATGCCAACGAAGTACAGCGAAAGGCCCTGCACGACGGGAAACTGCTGGTGAAAGACATCATTGCCGATAATTTCCTGCAGCAGATACTGATCGCCCCGAAAGATTTTTCGGTAGTGGCCACCCTGAACCTGAACGGCGATTATATTTCGGATGCACTGGCTGCCGAAGTGGGCGGCATCGGCATTGCACCGGGAGCGAACATAAATTATAAGACCGGTTATGCTGTTTTTGAAGCCACGCATGGTACCGCCCCCAAATTTGCCGGCACCGACAGCATGAACCCATCTTCCGTGATCCTCAGCGGCTGCATGATGCTGGACTATATGGGCTGGAAAGAAGCAGCTGAACTGATCACTTCTGCACTGCAGGCCGCTATCATGCGCAAACGGGTTACCATCGATTTCTATAACCTGATGAGTAATGCCACCCTTTTAAAGACCAGTGAGTTTGGAGAAGAAATCATTGCTGACCTGGGTGCAGTAATTGCAGATTTCCAGTTGAAGAAGTCGACGGGGCTATAG
- a CDS encoding GNAT family N-acetyltransferase, which produces MTENNSTNSEKDFNSSESSKAPSFGGGLGEVVIRRAVKEDCKRMMELVHELAVYEKEPDAVTVSFDHFVESGFGPNPVWYAFVATSPLPSPKGEGEAKNEAKGEVVGFALWYIRYSTWKGQRLYLEDFLVSEKMRGHGIGKLLFDKLIEECKEKKYSGMAWQVLDWNEPAINFYKKYPDVHIDGGWLNCSINF; this is translated from the coding sequence ATGACAGAGAATAACTCTACAAACTCAGAAAAGGATTTTAACTCATCGGAGTCTTCAAAAGCCCCCTCCTTCGGAGGGGGTTTGGGGGAGGTTGTAATAAGAAGAGCCGTAAAAGAAGATTGCAAAAGAATGATGGAACTGGTTCATGAACTGGCCGTGTATGAAAAAGAACCAGATGCGGTAACGGTTAGTTTTGATCATTTTGTAGAAAGTGGTTTTGGCCCCAACCCGGTTTGGTATGCTTTTGTTGCTACCTCACCCCTTCCCTCTCCAAAAGGAGAGGGTGAGGCGAAGAACGAAGCGAAGGGTGAGGTCGTTGGATTCGCCCTTTGGTATATCCGCTACAGCACCTGGAAGGGACAGCGCCTGTACCTGGAAGATTTCCTCGTATCCGAAAAAATGAGGGGGCATGGAATTGGCAAATTATTATTCGACAAACTGATCGAAGAATGCAAAGAAAAAAAATACAGCGGCATGGCCTGGCAGGTACTGGACTGGAATGAGCCTGCTATAAATTTTTATAAAAAGTACCCGGATGTGCATATTGATGGTGGTTGGCTGAATTGTAGTATCAACTTTTAA